In Crassostrea angulata isolate pt1a10 chromosome 4, ASM2561291v2, whole genome shotgun sequence, one genomic interval encodes:
- the LOC128179637 gene encoding tyrosine-protein kinase RYK-like → MKSFVVAIPVVLLGFVTVCKTDLDLYLDAHETYRLLGVNAELYYVRKGIVNNYALSFVLPIHTDVQEILFTWRSLRQGPPDIYYNMSFEVSNPRAMLVPVANISNTGKVPNSLSVFSITFPCTGNISADVEVVIQMNISIFSASNISVLNFKRKKTCLMDSRYQKTLRNKLYYNKVQTQPSNPTNSMKNINRLINSINLTQNHITMDDATTTVKMSTRIFYITVGCACAVIILIAVAVAIYYLNTQKGANRGYSERIKYYDSTSSQQLTKQQSQTFLRSETPVDNSYKGSSVRNYSCGPSPIPECFPPDPREILQEMAIDHCRIALGELQMEGTFGRIYQGTLLSEHESETELGADQGITVKTVSEQTRPDQVHLFLTESCMMLGLIHQNIYPVIGACINSTLPPFVIYPHSSEGNLKKFLLKCRVSETGSHYSLSTQQLVYLAIQIVKAVQFLHRKKILHKDIATRNCVIDNDLLLKLTDNSLSRDLFPADYHCLGDNENRPVKWLALEALVERRFSLASDAWSFGVTLWELMSLAQQPYSEVDCFEMAAYLREGYRIAHPINCPDELYSMMSGCWSKNPDERPKFSQLLVYLQNFYEALGQYI, encoded by the exons GAGTGAATGCAGAGCTGTACTATGTCAGGAAGGGGATCGTCAACAACTATGCCCTGTCCTTCGTTCTTCCCATCCACACCGACGTCCAGGAGATTCTGTTTACATGGAGGAGTCTGCGACAGGGACCGCCtgat ATTTACTACAACATGAGCTTTGAGGTGTCCAATCCCAGAGCAATGCTGGTACCTGTCGCCAACATCTCAAACACTGGCAAAGTGCCCAACTCTCTCTCAG TCTTCAGCATCACCTTCCCCTGTACAGGAAACATCTCGGCCGATGTAGAGGTGGTCATCCAGATGAACATCAGTATTTTCTCAGCTTCCAATATATCAGTCCTCAATTTCAAACGCAAGAAAACATGTCTTATGG ACAGTAGATACCAGAAGACGCTGAGGAACAAGTTGTACTACAACAAGGTTCAGACGCAGCCCTCAAACCCCACCAACTCGATGAAAAACATCAACCGCCTCATCAACTCCATTAATCTGACCCAGAACCACATCACGATGGACG ATGCAACCACCACTGTTAAGATGTCTACCCGGATATTCTACATCACGGTCGGTTGTGCCTGTGCTGTCATCATCCTGATAGCGGTGGCCGTGGCCATCTACTACCTCAATACTCAGAAAGGGGCCAACAGGGGCTACTCAGAGAGAATCAAATACTA TGACAGCACCAGCTCCCAGCAGCTGACCAAACAACAGAGTCAGACCTTTCTGCGATCTGAGACTCCAGTAGACAACAGTTACAAAGGATCCAGCG TGAGGAACTACTCCTGTGGGCCATCCCCTATTCCCGAATGTTTTCCCCCGGACCCGCGGGAAATACTTCAGGAGATGGCCATAGATCACTGTAGGATAGCCCTGGGAGAATTACAGATGGAGG GAACCTTTGGGAGGATATACCAGGGGACTCTACTGAGTGAGCATGAGAGTGAGACAGAGTTAGGGGCTGACCAGGGCATCACTGTCAAAACCGTCTCAG AGCAGACAAGGCCGGACCAGGTGCACCTGTTCCTGACGGAGAGCTGTATGATGCTGGGACTCATCCACCAGAACATTTACCCTGTCATCGGCGCCTGCATCAACTCCACCCTGCCTCCCTTTGTCATCTACCCACACTCCTCCGAGGGAAACCTTAAAAAGTTCCTCCTCAAATGCAGGGTCTCAGAGACTGGCTCACATTAC TCATTATCTACACAACAGCTGGTTTATCTGGCCATACAGATTGTAAAAGCTGTCCAGTTCCTTCACAGAAAGAAGATACTTCATAAAGACATAGCCACCAGGAACTGTGT CATAGACAATGACTTGCTGTTGAAGCTGACAGACAACTCTCTGTCTCGGGACCTATTCCCCGCAGACTACCACTGTCTAGGGGACAATGAGAATCGACCAGTCAAGTGGTTGGCACTGGAGGCACTGGTCGAAAGACGATTCTCCCTGGCCAGTGACGCG TGGTCATTTGGTGTTACCCTTTGGGAATTGATGTCACTAGCCCAGCAGCCTTACTCAGAGGTAGATTGCTTTGAAATGGCAGCATATTTACGGGAGGGATACAGGATAGCACACCCAATCAACTGCCCTGATGAACT GTACAGTATGATGTCTGGTTGTTGGTCCAAAAATCCAGATGAGAGACCAAAGTTTTCACAACTCCTAGTGTACCTACAGAACTTTTATGAAGCCCTGGGTCAATACATCTGA
- the LOC128179633 gene encoding uncharacterized protein LOC128179633 — MESLPLGICEGMEHISESVFVGLCEMVGTSQQVTLRRESRDISEMVERRVTPFNAFIRMMSGSQREGFRLKGSDLDFMFWYNNHRVIMDMSQSEYYNTANTTLILSDSSESPPGFTLLQLLTRFTYNAVESALVIMNGKVFISSSKYRNLTCSEVFPNSTVHGPCGTGIVGRTEYDTAFCFVCDFWPSSASSWIDRCHSWPNPEVVHDILRSGCHFVAIGHPLGPNENQEWRISFSQAEYKLVYSMNHSQFLTYGLLKIFLKEVINQQSEETNKLLCSYHMKTTVFWAIQQNTLPHWCPQNLLAGFWICFKLLLKWVYEGICPNFFIPQNNLFLTKVHGSAQNRLFLQLHELYNKGLACLLQSSSIRAYIIGVLYNPKLSVHTDERLLLSEIDLDAELLKDPTPFTIFPEGLTKAMHTIEQLLELPHYQTVTLQTLTVSIFQSLAFIALNKCTNTGVNKQMYIADKMSCHMLLRATKFGCISDMLYIAMYYYRTLRYREALSVIDMTKVKLARPYLMYWNGVDKERYTEAMGGQSWSTKMRQAVVMDIILNNKIYYINELIPEQQYALQNSRFALRIPTFVMLHFLEVLCSRHFDTTLSQTALYDLQVLVHHDQDLFVPDLLRDISWEILGICQQITGNFQAALYSYQQSLTQQPMNRIQTATRRRIQDIVSQTNINN; from the exons ATGGAGTCCTTGCCTCTAGGAAT ATGTGAGGGAATGGAGCACATATCAGAGTCCGTGTTTGTGGGACTGTGTGAGATGGTGGGGACATCACAACAGGTGACCCTCAGGAGGGAGTCAAGGGACATCAGTGAGATGGTGGAGAGACGAGTTACACCCTTTAATGCGTTCATCAGGATGATGAGTGGAAGTCAGAGAGAAGGATTCAGACTGAAAGGTTCAGATCTGGACTTTATGTTTTGGTATAACAACCACCGAGTGATCATGGACATGTCTCAGTCTGAGTATTACAACACAGCCAATACAACCTTGATTCTCTCTGACAGTTCtgagagtccaccaggattcacATTACTTCAGTTACTAACACGATTCACATACAATGCAGTCGAATCAGCATTAGTCATCATGAACGGCAAAGTCTTTATATCTAGTTCTAAGTACAGAAACTTAACTTGTTCAGAAGTATTTCCTAATTCTACTGTACATGGACCCTGTGGTACTGGTATAGTGGGAAGGACAGAATATGATACTGCtttctgttttgtttgtgactttTGGCCTTCGTCTGCCTCCTCGTGGATAGATAGATGCCACTCATGGCCTAATCCTGAAGTTGTTCATGATATTTTAAGAAGTGGATGTcactttgtagcaataggacaTCCATTAGGACCAAATGAAAACCAAGAGTGGAGAATTTCTTTCTCACAGGCAGAATATAAACTTGTGTATTCCATGAACCACAGTCAATTTTTGACATAcggattgttaaaaatatttttaaaagaagttataAATCAACAATCAGAGGAAACCAATAAACTGTTGTGTTCCTATCACATGAAGACAACAGTTTTCTGGGCGattcaacaaaacacactaCCTCACTGGTGTCCACAAAATCTCCTGGCCGGTTTCTGGATCTGCTTTAAACTTCTCCTTAAATGGGTTTATGAGGGAATTTGTCCGAACTTTTTCATCCCACAAAACAACCTGTTTCTGACAAAGGTCCATGGTTCAGCACAAAACAGATTGTTTCTACAGTTACATGAACTGTACAACAAAGGTCTGGCCTGTCTGTTACAAAGTTCTTCTATCAGGGCCTACATCATTGGTGTCCTGTACAATCCTAAACTTTCTGTTCATACAGATGAGAGACTACTTTTATCTGAAATTGATCTTGATGCAGAACTTTTGAAGGATCCTACTCCATTTACTATATTTCCTGAAGGACTTACCAAAGCCATGCATACAATAGAACAGTTATTAGAATTACCACATTATCAGACTGTAACATTACAGACACTTACAGTCTCCATATTTCAGAGTCTTGCCTTTATAGCATTAAACAAGTGCACTAACACCGGTGTCAACAAACAGATGTATATTGCAGACAAAATGTCCTGTCATATGCTATTAAGAGCAACTAAGTTTGGGTGTATTTCTGACATGTTGTACAttgccatgtattattacaGGACACTCAGATACAGGGAAGCTTTATCTGTAATAGATATGACAAAGGTCAAGTTAGCACGGCCATATCTGATGTATTGGAATGGTGTAGACAAAGAGAGGTATACTGAGGCTATGGGGGGACAGTCCTGGTCTACAAAGATGAGACAGGCTGTGGTTATGGATATCATactaaacaacaaaatttattacattaatGAACTTATACCAGAACAACAGTATGCTCTACAGAACAGTAGGTTTGCATTACGTATCCCAACGTTTGTAATGTTACATTTCCTCGAGGTATTGTGTTCCAGACACTTTGATACAACATTATCACAGACAGCTCTATATGACCTACAGGTCTTAGTCCACCATGATCAGGACCTATTTGTACCTGATCTACTTCGAGACATCTCCTGGGAGATCCTGGGGATTTGTCAACAGATCACAGGGAACTTCCAGGCTGCTCTATACTCATACCAACAGTCGCTCACACAGCAGCCAATGAACAGAATACAAACTGCTACACGGAGGAGAATACAAGATATTGTCAGTCAAACAAACATCAATAATTGA